actcagacatcttcaggaaaaggactaccaagccacttctgaaatagaaacaacatcagaagcatcttacctgggctaaggagaaaaagaactggttagtgaacagtggtcaaaagtcctcttttcagataaaagtaaattttgcatttcatgttgaaatcatggtcccagagtctgaaggaagactggaagactgaagtctagtgggaagtttctgaagtcagtaatgatttgggggggccgtgacgtctgctggtgttggtccattgtgttttatcaagtgcaaagtcaatgcagccatcttccaggagattttggagcactttatgcttccatctgctgacaagctttatggagatgctgatttccttttccagcaggactttagcacctgcctaCAGTGCAAAAACCAATTCCAAGTGgattgctgaccatgatattactgtgctttattggccagccaacatgcctgacccctgaatctatgggatattttcaagagaaagatgagaaacagtcgatccaacaatatacagatgatctgaaggctcaatagtgcctcagcagtgccacaggctgatcacttccatgccacacttcactgatgctgtaatttgtgctaggagcaagtcatttgctgtaatgtgtgctgccgaccaagtattgagtgtacaaatgaacatactttaaagaacttgaacttttctgttttgaaaattcattttttgattgatcttaggaaatattctaatattttgagatactggattttggactttcatgagctgtacgctctaatcatcaaaatttaaaaaaaaaaaacttttgaaatgttttactttacatgtaaggaatctagaatatatgaaagtttcatttttaaaaataatttacaataaaaaaatgaactttttgatgatattctaattatatgaccagcacctgtatatatatatatatatgtatatatatataatgtttttaaaagaagtttcgtctgctcaacaaggctgcatttatttaattaaaaatgcagtaaaaacggtaatattgtgaaaaattattacaatttaaaataactgttttctgtttgaatatattttataatttattcctgtgatcaacactaaattttcagcatcattactccagtctccagtgtcacatgatccttcagaaatcattctaatatgctgatttatgattattatcagtgttgaaaacagttgtgtactttttttcaggattccttgatgaatagaaagttaaaaagaacagcatttaactaaaatacaaagcttttgtaacattatacactatcgttcaaaagtttggggtcagtaagaatttttatttttataacatttataatgttacaaaagataatttttcaaataaatgctgttcttttgaactttctattcataaaataatcctgaaaaaaaatatatattgtacacaaatactttgtacaattgtacacaataaatgtttcttgagcagcaaatcagcttatcagaatgatttctgaaggatcatgtgacactgaagactggagtaatgatgctgaaaatatagtgttgatcacaggaataaattactttataaaatatattcaaacagaaaacagttattttaaattgtaataatatttcacaatattactgtttttactgtatttttaattaaataaatgcagccttggtgagcagacgaaacttcttttaaaaacattaaaaatcgtaccgtgtccaaacttttgactggtagtcaAATATATAACTTAAATCAAATGTCATCTTGAGGCCCTCTAATCAATGTGTCCCGGTCCCCTGGTTGAGAATTGCTGAACTATGGCAAATTCTCCTAATGCTTAGTCCTATGGGGATCAGATTCCAAAGCTAAACCTTTTCAAACCTcacaggtgaaaaaatactatagtaatttatagtaaatactatagtgtttttgaaccatactatagtaaagttcttgaattaatttgttgtggtaatatTATAGTTGcaactataataatataaacaaattacattacccaatactgtactgTAAGTTTTCTTTAATATAGGGTATtggtggatccaaaatggtcaatattcatattcatgcattttatttatatttatgttaatcatttatggcttatgatttatcaattttacttttgatttcatatatttatgtactcctactttatatattaattctcatcatattttcaagtatttacttgttattgtacccttatggttattCTTTGGGTGTCTTTAAGAGTGTGTATGCTTGTTATATTtaattgttcttcaagtgttccaaTGTGACAGGTCATGTTGACACGATTGTGCAAAATATGCCTGTTATTATTTCAGCTGACATGTAATAATGTAAGATTTGCAAAATCCCCTTAAGGGAAAGGCCCTATTTTCATCTATTTTGACATCTGACTAGTCTATGACAATGGATAAATCCATTATGAACTTTTCTGATTAGTACCAAACAAGGTTTGAGtgaaatactataatatatacagtatactacaatttactatagtatggttcaaaaacactatagtatttactataatttaggctactatagtattttttcacctgggctgTTTTATAAGGATTTaggaaaataaataactgtctaaaaataaaaaacacttgCCTGATCAGTCCTAATGTACCTAAAGAGTCTCATTTTTCTGTACCATGCAGCTGAaatcttaaatgttttgatagtttgtGAGCGCGCAGACAGTGGAGTGTTTGTTTGAACTGCCCTCTCTGTCCCACAATGCATCGCGGCACTCGGCCTTTGAAAAACCGGCGCGGCTAATTCAAGATGGCGGAGCTCGAGCAGCTGTTAGACGAGAGTGAGTAAAAAACGAACTCCTCGCTAAACCTTCATAACTCTCCTGCCGAGCATGTGTCCAGTATAAAAGCGCTTTATAACTCATTTTACTCGCCATACATTTAAAGTGTTTCTCAATGTTATGAGTGGTGTTAAAATAGACGCAAAGTTATTAGCGCTGAGGCTAACGAGCTAACAGTTAGCTTTCAGAAGCTACtactataaataaatatcatacCTGAAGAGATTTTCGCCTTTAAATACCGTTATAATCGCTTATTTATAATCAAAACTAGCCTTACGGCTGGTAGTAGTAGCGTGGTGGTTACAATACGTGCGGGGTTGAACTTTATAGACATTTATTGGGTCGTAACTCGATGACAGCTGCTGGGTTTTGTTGTTCTTGTCAGTGTCAGTCTGTTTGTGTTGTAAAACACTTTCCATATGATAAACAAACACTTTATATATGTTCACAGCACTCTTCCAGCTCTCTGTATGATGCAGTAGTGATGTTTGGATTTTGTATGATTCATCAAAATAGCTCTCAGTGGATTTTTTTGTTCCACTGTCATATATACAtgctttgtttttattgcattagGGTGGATAATGATGTAATTCCTCGGCTGTGCTCTTCAAGTGTTTTTATTGCCATTAATTGATAATTTTTACTGTTAATATTTGCAATATAAGTGATTGCATATTGAGCTAGAGCAGTGATAAATTACACATTGTAATGTATGgttacaaatatattatttgtgGTTTCTGGTTGGATCATCATGGTTGGTGAtctaaaatgattattatttcattattattattttaaccaGGTTGGTTCAATCAGGTTGATCCAACCATAAACCACAAGCTGTGTCATTTATTACTgctctaattaaatatgcaatcACTgtatagaaagagagagagataaaaaataaatgatacatGATTGCAATTTTATTTGGGCTTCTTTTTTCAACTTTATTAGCTTTGAGCTgtaagataaataaaaatgtaaatgaaatatgATCTAGGACTTTATCCTGGGTGACTTATTTCAAACTCTTAATCATATGTTGCTTTTGAACATTTTATGTTTAGAAATATACTCTTTGTGCTCTTTCATCTTCAGGCTCTTCAGCTAAAGCTCTTGTAAGTTTAAGAGGTACGTCAGTCTTTTGTTTCTGATACAAATACATGGCAATGCACATTGTCACAAAATGCCTCTTTACATCCCCTGCACAGCTGGGTAATTGTTGGCACTGTTGTTTTGTTCTTCTACAGAAGGAAGTTTGTCTAATACTCTAAATGAGAAGAACAATTTACCAAAATCTCAGACCACCAGGGGACGGAGCAGTTACGTTTCTGTGGAAACGGTAAGTTGCCATCTAATGGTTTATGCTTGTTGCTGTATTTCTAGGTTTGCTTGCAGTGGTAGCAGTTTTGCATCTTAGCCTTTATTGCTCCTAAATGTCTCCTGTCTGATTTGTCCTTCAGCCAACAAGGAGCTCAAAGAGGAGTCGACTGTCGTGTGAGGATGAGGAGCGACCTCTCGCCTCCAGATCTCCCAGGAGGAGTCAGAGGGTCACCACTGTGCCTCAGGTGAGAGAGACGTCTAGGATGTATTTGTAATCAGAAGGATTGATTGATCTCTTGACATGAAGATCTGTGAAATTACATGTTCATTTTGAATGTTTGCCTTTGCAGAAACTTACAAATGTCACAACACCAGACAAAAGGGCTTCACAGAAAATTGGACTGAGACTAAGAAACTTGCTCAAACTGCCCAAAGCGCACAAATGGTGCATCTATGAATGGTTCTATTCAAATATTGACAGGTATGTTCTGTAGactttatattttcagtcaCTGTGTCCAGTTCTTATGCTGCTAATATTCacattcttaaatttgtaatcatTTTGAGTATCGGAAAGTGAAAGTAGTGTCTTTCTTCCATAAGACATGTCACAACATTGCTTTTCCTTTATAAATAGATTATTAGACTAGTAATAGACTCAATAAATTTGCTTTAATAGTCCGCTTGGTTGATTAACAGAAGATGTATCAAAAActgtttgtgttcattttaagcaaattCTAGATAAATATTGTGTAAAGTAAACAATATTATGTACATGCGATTTGCTAACATTAAATTGTATATTTGTATCAgcattatattgttatattgatTGACcactaatatttttaattgtctTTCCAAATGTcatcattttcatgttttttaggCCTTTATTTGAAGGAGACAATGACTTCTGCCTGTGTTTGAAGGAGTCTTTTCCCAATCTAAAGACCAGAAAGTTGACCAGAGTTGAATGGGGAACAATCAGAAGACTTATGGGCAAACCTCGAAGGTTAAATGGCTCCTCATTTTTTTAACCTTATACAGTAATCACAATAAATGCCCATAACCTACATTACTAATGATTTACAATTATAATATGTATACATCTagacagggcttgacattaacaccagCCAAACAGTCAAATGCGGGTGGATTTTAGcacagtcactcctactagccactttggcgggttgaattttttttgaatatttacatttttcaattgtaaaaaatgcatctgaaataataaactaagggCAATGtcaaaaaatctattttttttttttttttttgatgcataccgatactgaaatatctgaaatgcttCCAATACTAATTTTCCTCAGAATAGATACACGATACCAGTTCTTAATCACTGTCTCATCTCTCCGACAACAAGTTGACATACAAACCCGCCTCCCCGCACTCACTTATTTAATTTGCtccagatgaatattgttggtgttacagggcttgtaTTGCGTGCATAATTTTACTTGTTCCCGTAGATTTTGTGGGCAGACCCAAAGTGTGCACACATAAAGCCTCTTCTCAGTACTAAActgagttctttttcactgcttactgtgcttaaacagtcaaatacacacaaaataatgtcaaaatgcttgTCTTGGCGAGTGTTCACGTTAACACAGTCAGTTACGTTTTAAGttaacataaacagttgagaaagaaaatgtatgTGTAACAGCATAATGGATCCATGTGACAGCAGACTAaaatacctgctgccaaattatgacataatattaaaaatatctatatggcagtttttccccatggtattgatgtcaaaattgtggccagtgaaaatgctgagtggctagtaactttggaaaaccactagccacagcggctggtgagcaaaaaagttaatgtccaGCTCTGCATCTATACTTGCACATAAAAGCTGCATTAGAATGGAAATGCAAATGCTTGGACTTGTGtgttaatatattatgtttttcaGATGTTCCTCAGCATTCTTCGCTGAAGAACGAATGGCTCTGAAACAGAAGAGGCAGAAAATGCGTCTCCTGCAGCAGAGGAAAATCACAGATATGTCTTTATGCAAAGACTTGCCAGATGAGATTCCTTTGCCCTTGGTCATCGGCACTAAAGTTACAGGTGAGGATCTGATTATACGCTTTTGATATCTGCTATTATCTTACACGATCAGCAGATGTGAAAAGAACATTTCAAAATAGACTTTGTCTTAAGATTTTGAGAATCAGTACCTGATCAGGTGATCTTCTAGTTTTCCAAGTTTTGCACTCTAGAGCCATAATTTCTTGGCAAATGTATGTCTTCTAGAACCAAAGAAAATCATAGATATTACTTTTTgcataatgaaatgttttgaatacagataaaactttttttttccttttcctttttttctttaaacacTAGCTCGTCTTAGGGGTGTCCATGATGGCCTGTTTACTGGTCAGATTGATGCAGTGGATACTAGTGCAGCAACATATCGCGTGACCTTTGACAGAAATGGGCTCGGCACACACACTGTTCCTGACTACGAAGTGCTTGTAAGAAAATAACTGtctcatccaaaaaaaaaaatcatccaatCTCTTCATACAAAAAGGAAACTTATTTGATTTTAATGGCTAACACTCTCCAATGCTTTCTTCCCAGAGTAATGAACCTCATGAGACGATGCCCATATCTGCTTTTGCTCAGAAACAGCGGCCACCTCGTTTCCAGAACTTTCTGACCCCACCCCGTGGATCCTATCCAGGCTCAACCCAGtccattttaatggtaaaaTGAGACATTCAAAGAGGAGTTCCTTGAATCAGTGGTAGTTAACTGATGTCATGACCCAAAAAATGGCTGTTCTGCTAGGGTGAATGTGGTGAATAATTGAGTGcc
Above is a window of Megalobrama amblycephala isolate DHTTF-2021 linkage group LG11, ASM1881202v1, whole genome shotgun sequence DNA encoding:
- the lin9 gene encoding protein lin-9 homolog — protein: MAELEQLLDESSSAKALVSLREGSLSNTLNEKNNLPKSQTTRGRSSYVSVETPTRSSKRSRLSCEDEERPLASRSPRRSQRVTTVPQKLTNVTTPDKRASQKIGLRLRNLLKLPKAHKWCIYEWFYSNIDRPLFEGDNDFCLCLKESFPNLKTRKLTRVEWGTIRRLMGKPRRCSSAFFAEERMALKQKRQKMRLLQQRKITDMSLCKDLPDEIPLPLVIGTKVTARLRGVHDGLFTGQIDAVDTSAATYRVTFDRNGLGTHTVPDYEVLSNEPHETMPISAFAQKQRPPRFQNFLTPPRGSYPGSTQSILMDNDPLFSQSPWRSKLTGTDGETLGGFPVKFLVQVTRLSKILMIKKEHIKHLKEMNTEAEKLKSYSMPIGLDLQKRYATTVLDLEQLNKDLNKVLHEVQQFCYELAPDQGMQPADQPSELRRRCEEESQDVVRLSNALPDGEQRVQSPGLTQLVSRLTALLLQIRCLAEGGDLNSFEFKSLTDSLNDIKSSIDDSNLSCFQDNVEIHVAHIQSGLSQLGNLHAFSANNTNRT